A genomic window from Nicotiana sylvestris chromosome 11, ASM39365v2, whole genome shotgun sequence includes:
- the LOC138881056 gene encoding secreted RxLR effector protein 161-like yields MDETGPPVNQTMYRGIIGYLLYLNASRPDIIFSVGLCARFQSNPKESHLKVAKRILRYLKGTQDLVLYYPSGDSFNLIGYADADYAGHLVHRKSTSGMAHFLGSCLISWGTRKQNSVALSTAEAEYVVAASCYAQLLWIKQQLEDFGVLTKSVPLLYDNTSALNLAKNPVQHKRTKHIDVRHHFLRDNVEKGLICMKFCSTEDQIADIFTKALSREHFERNRVKLGLLKPN; encoded by the coding sequence atggatgaaactgggcctcctgtgaatcaaaccatgtatagaggcattattgggtaTCTTCTCTATCTTAATGCTAGTAGACCTGATATTATCTTCAGTGTGgggctatgtgcaaggtttcaatcaaatcccaaggaatctcatttgaaggTAGCCAAAAGAATTCTAAGATATCTTAaaggaacacaggacctggtcctttattatccctcaggtgacagttttaatctcATTGGATATGCTGATGCAGACTATGCAGGTCATCTTGTGCATaggaaaagcacttctggaatggctcactttctaggttcatgtctcatctcttggggcacaaggaagcaaaactcagtggctctttcaacagctgaagcagaatatgtagtCGCAGCATCCTGCTATGcacaacttttatggattaagcagcaactggaggactttggggtactcactaagagtgtgccccttctatatgataacaccagtgcactcaacctagctaagaatccagttcaacataaaaggaccaagcatattgatgtgaggcatcactTTTTGAGGGACAATGTTGAGAAAgggttgatatgtatgaagttctgtagcacagaagatcaaattgcagacatcttcaccaaggcattaagtagggaacattttgaaagaaacagagtgaaGTTGGGGCTTTTAAAGCCCAATTGA